The following coding sequences are from one Acidobacteriota bacterium window:
- a CDS encoding WD40 repeat domain-containing protein, whose amino-acid sequence MNACAFSPDGSRIVSASRKSLKLWDAKTGAKLGTLKGHTGWVTACVFSPDGGSIVSGSGDDTLKLWDAKTGAELATLRGHTDTVRACAFSPDGIRIVSASVDTTLKLWDAKTGAELATLAGHTCEVKACTFSPDGSRIVSASGLFESTLKLWDAQTGTEVASLAGHTKEVVACAFSPDGSRIVSAGLFSLKLWDTKKAELATLKGHTYEVEACAFSPDGSRIVSASDDGTLSLTNPSSVKHVTSEERR is encoded by the coding sequence GTGAACGCGTGCGCCTTTTCCCCCGATGGCAGTCGCATCGTTTCGGCTTCCCGGAAGAGCCTGAAGCTTTGGGATGCTAAGACAGGAGCGAAACTGGGCACCCTCAAGGGCCACACAGGGTGGGTGACGGCGTGCGTCTTTTCCCCCGATGGCGGCAGCATCGTTTCGGGTTCCGGGGATGATACCCTGAAGCTTTGGGATGCTAAGACAGGAGCCGAACTGGCCACCCTCAGGGGCCACACAGATACGGTGCGTGCGTGCGCCTTTTCCCCCGATGGCATCCGCATCGTTTCGGCGTCCGTCGATACGACCCTGAAGCTTTGGGATGCTAAGACAGGAGCCGAACTGGCGACCCTTGCGGGCCATACGTGTGAGGTGAAGGCTTGCACCTTTTCCCCCGATGGCAGCCGCATCGTTTCGGCTTCCGGGCTCTTCGAGAGCACACTGAAGCTTTGGGATGCTCAGACAGGGACCGAAGTGGCCAGCCTTGCGGGCCACACGAAGGAGGTGGTGGCGTGCGCCTTTTCCCCCGATGGCAGCCGCATCGTTTCGGCTGGGCTTTTCTCCCTGAAGCTTTGGGATACTAAGAAAGCCGAACTGGCCACCCTCAAGGGCCACACATATGAGGTGGAGGCGTGCGCCTTTTCCCCCGATGGCAGCCGCATCGTTTCGGCCTCCGACGATGGAACCCTAAGCCTGACTAATCCATCGTCTGTTAAACACGTTACTTCGGAAGAGCGCCGATGA
- a CDS encoding DUF4062 domain-containing protein translates to MAAGWKTVRVFISSTFRDMHLERDHLVRVVFPELKERCRTKHVQLVDVDLRWGVTEADAEHGKALDICLDEIDSCRPYFLGILGHRYGFVPEGHRHSITAQEIYHGVLHGSIPKQVVDLRKILADQLADQLEVQLEGQTLSIEQKDCLVRCYNWDTDRHKYLLQEDVAPEDADIIRSVFERYSIYQKDRSFFFFRSEALSRQIAGTKTIDFFEQNQDDRDKLDALKKEIVDAELPHSEYDGIEAFGQLVLNTLWERIEAEAEQAPSEERDWLGQEAELHELFMADRTRRFVGRRDLLDRMHGFCNGDENPSLLVIIGEPGCGKSALMARFTEEALRLHPDWLILGHFVGAFPSSTSLRQMLRRLCTHLNRATGVTEDAPEDIKELLKLFPELLTSASEQRNLLIIIDAVNQLEQSDHAHSMHWLPQVLPKNVRVVISTLKGDARDAMLQRRIKPPEETVTGLTAPEIRELAGTYLREIRHEFPNPDVEREFYRKVEQGNPLYILVALEELRVFGKFEELGGRINRLPDNVPALFDQVLERIESDFNPALVGDCMSYIACGRHGMTAEELQTLLKAHAPRIEPAAEAPKLPDMLWSRLYRSLSAYLFERSGVIDFFHGQLKEAVGKRYLSEKSSRDAAHSAIADYLNERWREPYARALDELPHQQMRARNWEALVGILCDLQFIELKCQAAMTYDLGADYESALSAEGVPVESRSGLDDFARFVHAQSHELVRKAALTFQQAANEPDSTAPARAAHARMEVGLETRPWFQYVNKPQSRSACLMTLEGHTSFVVGCAFSPDGSRVVSASWDNTLKVWDAQTGAELATLAGHTFWVDACAFSPDGSRIVSASSDNTLKLWDAKTGAELATLKGHTDSVEAYAFSPDGNRIVSASKDDTLKLWDAKTGAELATLAGHKKKSVVKGGA, encoded by the coding sequence ATGGCAGCAGGTTGGAAGACGGTACGGGTTTTCATCTCCTCGACCTTTCGGGATATGCACCTTGAGCGCGATCATCTGGTTCGCGTGGTGTTTCCCGAACTGAAAGAAAGATGTCGAACCAAACACGTGCAACTGGTCGACGTGGATCTTCGCTGGGGTGTTACCGAGGCCGATGCCGAACACGGAAAGGCGCTCGACATTTGTCTGGATGAGATCGATAGTTGCCGCCCCTACTTTCTCGGAATCCTGGGGCATCGTTATGGTTTTGTTCCCGAAGGTCACCGCCACTCCATCACCGCACAAGAAATCTATCACGGAGTATTGCACGGGAGCATTCCGAAGCAGGTAGTGGACCTGCGCAAGATCCTCGCAGATCAGCTCGCAGATCAACTCGAAGTTCAGCTCGAAGGACAGACTCTCTCGATCGAGCAGAAGGACTGCCTGGTCCGCTGCTACAACTGGGATACGGATAGACACAAGTATCTCCTGCAGGAAGATGTAGCGCCGGAAGATGCAGACATCATCCGCTCTGTGTTCGAGCGCTATTCGATCTACCAGAAGGACCGAAGCTTCTTCTTCTTCCGGAGCGAAGCTCTCTCTCGCCAGATTGCAGGCACAAAGACAATCGACTTCTTCGAGCAGAACCAGGATGATCGGGACAAGCTCGATGCGCTGAAGAAGGAGATTGTAGATGCAGAGTTGCCACATTCCGAATATGACGGCATCGAGGCGTTTGGGCAGCTTGTTCTGAACACGCTTTGGGAGCGGATCGAAGCCGAGGCAGAGCAGGCGCCCAGTGAAGAGAGAGACTGGCTGGGGCAGGAAGCCGAGCTTCATGAGTTGTTCATGGCCGACCGCACGCGTCGCTTCGTTGGCCGCCGCGATCTGCTCGACCGCATGCACGGATTCTGCAACGGCGATGAGAATCCATCGTTGCTGGTGATCATCGGAGAACCCGGCTGCGGCAAGTCCGCTTTGATGGCCCGCTTCACCGAAGAAGCATTGCGCCTGCATCCGGACTGGCTGATCCTCGGGCATTTTGTCGGGGCATTCCCTTCTTCCACGAGTCTGCGCCAGATGCTGCGCAGGTTGTGCACGCATCTAAACCGCGCCACCGGCGTCACTGAAGATGCGCCAGAGGATATCAAAGAATTACTCAAGCTGTTTCCCGAGCTGCTAACAAGCGCGAGCGAGCAGCGAAACCTGTTGATCATCATCGATGCGGTAAACCAGTTGGAGCAGTCCGATCACGCGCACTCCATGCACTGGCTTCCTCAGGTGCTGCCTAAGAACGTGCGCGTGGTGATCAGCACTCTGAAAGGCGACGCGCGCGACGCGATGCTGCAGCGAAGGATCAAGCCGCCGGAAGAGACCGTCACGGGACTCACCGCTCCGGAGATAAGAGAGTTGGCCGGGACGTACTTGCGCGAAATCCGTCACGAGTTTCCAAACCCTGACGTGGAGCGGGAGTTTTATCGAAAAGTAGAACAGGGAAATCCGCTGTACATTCTGGTAGCACTGGAAGAACTGCGGGTCTTCGGCAAGTTCGAAGAGCTGGGCGGCAGAATCAACAGGCTTCCCGACAACGTGCCCGCTCTGTTCGATCAGGTGCTGGAACGCATCGAATCCGACTTCAATCCTGCGCTTGTCGGTGATTGCATGTCTTACATTGCTTGCGGGCGCCACGGTATGACCGCGGAAGAGTTACAGACGCTGCTCAAAGCTCATGCGCCGCGCATTGAACCTGCCGCCGAGGCGCCCAAACTACCTGACATGTTATGGAGCCGCCTCTACCGTTCCCTGAGCGCCTATCTGTTCGAACGTTCCGGCGTGATCGACTTCTTTCATGGTCAGCTCAAGGAAGCAGTTGGGAAACGGTATCTATCGGAGAAAAGCAGTCGCGATGCTGCACATAGCGCGATAGCGGACTACCTGAACGAGCGGTGGAGAGAGCCGTATGCGCGCGCCCTCGATGAACTCCCTCACCAGCAAATGAGGGCAAGAAACTGGGAGGCGCTGGTTGGAATACTTTGTGACCTGCAATTCATCGAGTTGAAATGCCAGGCGGCGATGACCTACGACCTGGGAGCAGACTATGAATCCGCGTTGAGTGCGGAAGGTGTTCCGGTTGAATCGCGATCCGGCCTGGATGACTTTGCCCGCTTTGTGCATGCCCAGAGTCACGAGCTGGTCAGGAAGGCTGCGCTCACTTTCCAACAGGCGGCGAATGAGCCGGACTCTACGGCGCCTGCTCGCGCTGCGCACGCCCGCATGGAAGTGGGACTTGAAACTCGCCCCTGGTTTCAGTATGTGAATAAGCCTCAATCACGCTCGGCTTGCTTGATGACCCTTGAGGGCCATACAAGTTTTGTCGTGGGGTGCGCCTTTTCCCCCGATGGCAGCCGCGTGGTTTCGGCCTCCTGGGACAACACCCTGAAGGTTTGGGATGCTCAGACAGGCGCCGAGCTGGCCACCCTTGCGGGCCATACGTTTTGGGTGGACGCCTGCGCGTTTTCCCCCGATGGCAGCCGCATCGTTTCGGCTTCCTCGGACAACACTCTGAAGCTTTGGGATGCTAAGACGGGAGCCGAACTGGCCACCCTCAAGGGTCACACGGATTCGGTGGAGGCTTACGCCTTTTCCCCCGATGGCAACCGCATCGTTTCGGCGTCCAAGGATGATACCCTGAAGCTTTGGGATGCCAAGACAGGAGCCGAACTGGCCACCCTTGCAGGCCACAAAAAAAAGAGCGTGGTGAAAGGGGGGGCGTGA
- a CDS encoding NAD-binding protein — protein MKHGDPLKSEHRSDWQWRIGLLVAATAFGFGAFGLWEYESAAEHGAHPDAVSVFYHTLQLFILHAPHLEHAAPWQLHVGRMLAAGLFFAAAGKAFVKVFRDELLLVRLWLPWRRGHVVVCGLGDLGLRLALDGRKRGRFVVAIEKHSASGALEQARACGVLVIEGDARDPAQLRRARVERAEFLVAACPDDHTNVAVASIAGQFAQREKLGAPLVCRLLIRDPELRAIVSDEALFPHTGPGYRVNFSDLDLEATAARQALRRYPLDFESIQQDDQTAVHLVVIGFGQIGKSLALQAARIGHFANEVGGGHMQLRITVADTDPSGWNGFASRYKNLQKVCAADFFVHKLGDAGFISALAALSPAAGSRLALVTYAICIEGEEEDNNCDRTNLRLGLELSKLLAGRPARVLIHQTSSGGFASLFPNQGRGRGLSNNIHAFGMEEGVYTWDVLLHESEDDLAKAVHENYQATSGEAGVPRWGELPEHFKESNRQAADHIPIKLRALGYVDRPVDERTERIGRFDEKQMELLAKMEHARWCAERFLAGWEYGKPTARELKINESLVLWNELKEKDRKKDWNQINAIPEILRLVGRGIYRKED, from the coding sequence ATGAAACACGGTGATCCGTTGAAATCCGAACATCGCTCAGACTGGCAATGGCGTATCGGCCTGCTTGTTGCCGCGACCGCTTTTGGGTTTGGCGCTTTCGGGCTGTGGGAATACGAGAGCGCCGCGGAACACGGCGCCCACCCGGATGCCGTCTCGGTCTTCTACCATACGCTGCAGTTGTTCATTCTTCACGCGCCTCATCTGGAACACGCGGCGCCCTGGCAACTGCACGTCGGCCGAATGCTCGCCGCGGGGTTGTTCTTTGCAGCCGCCGGCAAGGCTTTCGTTAAAGTGTTTCGCGATGAACTCTTGCTGGTGCGACTGTGGTTGCCGTGGCGGCGGGGACACGTGGTTGTTTGCGGTCTTGGTGACCTGGGTCTGCGTTTGGCGCTCGATGGGCGGAAGCGGGGGCGGTTTGTTGTGGCCATCGAGAAGCATTCTGCTTCAGGCGCGTTGGAGCAAGCGCGCGCGTGCGGGGTGCTGGTAATAGAAGGGGATGCGCGCGACCCCGCGCAGTTGCGCCGGGCGCGAGTAGAGCGTGCTGAGTTTCTTGTTGCTGCTTGTCCGGACGATCACACCAACGTAGCCGTCGCCTCGATCGCCGGCCAGTTTGCGCAACGGGAGAAACTAGGAGCCCCGCTTGTTTGCCGCCTCTTGATTCGCGACCCTGAGCTTCGCGCGATCGTCAGCGACGAAGCCCTCTTCCCTCACACAGGACCGGGCTATCGAGTCAATTTCAGCGATCTCGACCTCGAGGCTACCGCGGCTAGACAGGCGTTGCGCCGGTATCCGCTCGACTTCGAGTCAATTCAGCAGGACGACCAGACCGCGGTTCATCTGGTGGTGATCGGCTTTGGCCAGATCGGCAAGAGCCTTGCGCTGCAAGCGGCACGCATAGGCCACTTTGCCAACGAAGTTGGGGGAGGCCACATGCAGCTTCGGATCACCGTTGCGGACACGGATCCGAGCGGCTGGAATGGCTTCGCGTCACGATACAAGAACCTGCAGAAGGTGTGCGCCGCGGATTTCTTTGTGCATAAGCTCGGCGATGCCGGCTTCATCAGCGCGCTTGCCGCTCTTAGTCCGGCGGCGGGCTCGCGCCTCGCATTGGTCACCTACGCTATCTGCATCGAAGGCGAAGAAGAAGACAATAATTGTGACCGAACCAACCTGCGGCTGGGGTTGGAACTGTCGAAGCTATTAGCCGGCCGTCCGGCGAGGGTGTTGATTCATCAGACTTCTTCTGGCGGCTTCGCCTCGTTGTTCCCGAACCAAGGTCGTGGCCGCGGACTGAGCAATAATATCCACGCATTCGGGATGGAAGAAGGCGTGTACACCTGGGACGTTCTGTTGCACGAAAGTGAAGATGACCTGGCGAAAGCCGTGCATGAAAACTATCAGGCCACGAGCGGCGAGGCAGGGGTGCCGCGTTGGGGGGAACTCCCGGAGCACTTTAAGGAATCCAACCGGCAGGCCGCGGACCATATTCCGATCAAGCTCCGGGCGCTTGGTTACGTCGACCGTCCCGTTGATGAACGCACCGAGCGAATCGGGCGCTTCGATGAAAAGCAGATGGAGCTGCTCGCTAAGATGGAACACGCTCGCTGGTGCGCCGAACGCTTTCTCGCTGGTTGGGAATACGGAAAGCCGACCGCGCGCGAACTCAAGATCAACGAAAGCCTCGTGCTCTGGAATGAGCTCAAAGAGAAGGACAGGAAGAAGGATTGGAACCAAATCAACGCGATTCCGGAGATTCTCCGCCTGGTGGGGCGGGGCATCTACCGAAAGGAAGATTGA